The sequence TGCGGCGCGGAAACTACATAAATCAAACTTGTATCCCGGGGTGCAAAGTTAGTCTCGCGAATTAGCCATGAGACTGTGTTTCGGGGGCAGCTTTTTCCTGGCGCGCTTCAGTGTCCACGCGCTTGCCTTTAGGGTTGGATTTGCCACTTGCCAGCATGGCATCGGTCAGGGCATATTTTGCCAGCGGTTCACGGGAATACGGCTTGAAAAACACTAGCTTGTAGCGGCTTTTGACGTTGTCCACGCTAAAGGTGATTTTGTTGTTGAGGTGACTGCCGGGCTCGATTTTGCTGAACCACATGTTCGTATCGCTAAGGGGAGAGCGGAGAAACACGTGTCCCTGCTCGTCTTCCAGACCGATTTCAAAGGTCGAGAACGCGTATTCTGTTTGATTCAAAATGTCCAGCATCAGCGTAATCTCGCTCATTTCGCCTAGTGGGTGACGGTCGACACGCATGCCCGCCACCTTTACCGTCAGACCAGGGAAGCTAAAATCTTCCGCCGTCACATCTGGCATTGTCATGGTGGGCAGATTCAGGGGCTCGTTGAGTTTGATCTGCATTTCAGAGCCGGGCTGTAGCATCACGCTTTTACCCTTCAGCACCAGCGCGGTAGTCAGCCCGGCAGCACCACCGATGGCTGCTCCGCCCGCAAGGGCTGTTCCGTGGCTGGCCGCCGCCGCCGCCAGACCGCCATACTTGAGTACCACCAGTGTGCCAATCACGCCACCAAGAGCGGTATAGCCCGCCGCACGCCCGACGACTTTAGCTGCTGCCTTGGCTTTGGGGTCTCGTGTCGTGCTGTTGCCCTCAATCGGGACTTCACGCCCGTCAGGCGTGATTAGAAAATCAAAGCGTGCGGTGATGTAGCCATTTCGGCCAGCGCGCTTCGGTTCTTCCATGCTGGTCAACACCCCGTGCACCAGAGTGCCATAGGGGAGCACCACCCCGCCATCTACCATTACGTCCTTGCAAATTTTGCCGACAAACTCATCGCCTTTAACGGTCTCACCGGGGGCAATCTCGCTCGAGAGAACCAAATCTAACACCGTGCCGGATTCCACCACACGCAAATCCTCCGTGTTAACGGTCGGGCTCTGCGGGCGGGTTTCTGTCCGCGTAACTGTGCTGCGGAGCACCGGGGCGCCGTCGCCGTCGGCTGGGGTGTCGGCGGACAAGACGGCCAGCGGGGCGCTGGCGCTGAGGGTCAGAAACAGACCCGATGCGCACAGGGCACGGATGACGGGCGAGGGTAAACCGACAACTCCTGGAAGGCTTGCAAACCGAGGTAATTTCCAGACACGGCTCTCAAAGATTTCTTCCATGGGTCTCCAGGGTGAGCGCGAAGTGCAATTATGCCACCGTCCGTAATGAAGGAACAGAAGCGTCAGATTGTGGTCTCAATTACACTTCTGACATCTAAAAGCAGCAGCATCAATAATGCCGTGAAAATCGTGGAGAACGTATGAACTGCCTCAATCGTGCTATGAGAGCCGCCTAAGAATTGGTTGGTTAATAAGGTTGAGCTTCGGGCAAAGCTTAGGACAAACTTGGGGCTATTTACTGTTATGCTGCGAAAGGGTGTACTTTTCAACCGGAAATGGTTGAATGAAGTTCAGAGATCAATAGAATCGCAGCTGGGTCGGCCTTAGCTGAGCTTCACCCTAACGGGATCGTCGGTCTGCCTTATGAGAGAAAATCAGTTACCCGTGCATCACACAGCCGCTGAGGAGACTGGGCGAGTTCGACCAGCAGTAGATTCCGGCGATGGTGGCGTGCATATTCTGAGCGAGCAAGTTGCGGATCTTGCTGTGAGACCAGTGGGCAATTATCTGGCTGATGATTTGACGAACAGCGTGCAGATAACCATGGCACACTGTTCTGCTGCCGGTTCGGCATCAAAGGCACCGGCTGTAGTGGTTGCTCCACGAGCATTGCCAGGTGATTGGAACCAGTACGTAGCTGACGATCCTGAGCGTCAATCCAGGTTGGAGGATCGTGATTCCAAATCAGAAAAATGGCTGCTGGCTGCAGCGGTCATCTCTGTGACGACTCTGTTCACCACTTTATCCACCCTTTCAAATCCCGAACGGGTGCCCAGCTTTGTTGCTCAAACTGTGAAAATCTCGAAGCAGCTGTCGTCTGAGAGCAAGAGAAGGTTTCGCACTACCTTTGGTGGCACCGCTGTTGCAGCGACCGCGACGGCTAGAGTCGGTACTGCCGATGATGCCGCGAAAGCTGGAGTCGGAACTGTCGCCGGTGCCGCGAAAGCTGAAGTCGGAGCTGCTGCCGCTAGTGGTCACGGTGCGACCCCCGGTTCCAACTCCGCGCTTGTCGCCCAACCAAAGGACGAGACGGCTATATCCGGAGTGAATAGCAATTCCGTAGTCCCTGGTGTAGTCATCGCTGATACACCAGACTCAAGGGAGGTCGGACGTCCGGCTGCCCACCATGATGGCTCCACTCGTGGTGAACGTGGAATCATCGCTTCAGGAACTGAAGAAACTGGAACGCACGAGAATTCGCGCGCAATCGAAATGCCAAAAGTTGCAGAAACAAGAACCTCAAAGTTGAAAACAGGCTTCCTGGTACCGCCACCACCGCCGACACCATGTATATTGCCGTCCGCACTTGGTCTCTTCCCTATGCAGTCAGATCAGCAATACCTAGCGGCCCAGCAGCAGTTACAGCAAGCACAAGCTCAGGCTTCGCTTAATACTCATAAACACGCCGGGAACATGACGCAGCAACCGACCGCAGCCTCCGGCAGAACTGAAGGAACTCAATCTGACGCGCTAGTTGACGCCGACCAGAAACTCCAGTCCGCGCTGAACTCGTCGCTACATACCGTGGGCGAGTGGACGCGTTAGCAAGGGCACTAATTCAATTTTGTGCGTAGGTTGGCTGCTGCTCTTGTAACTTTGGTGTTTCACCGTACTGTTGCACATTCGGCTTTTCAGCAGAACTTGGTGCAATCTGCTGCACTGCTGGTGGTTGGCTTGCGTATGCGGGAACCGAAGAGCGTTGGGCTTCAAAAGAAGAAGCTGCTTTGGTTTCCACTGTCGACGTCATGCTGACGGGTTCAATGACTTTCTTCGGAGCAGTATACACGCGGTTAGTGTGCGCTACAGCCGGCGCCAGGGCTTGCAACGGATCGAATGCCGCGGGAATACCAGTTGGCACCATGTAGGGTGTAGGAGGTGGCGGAGGTACAAATCCTCTCGCGCCTGGTGGGCTGTTGAACGCCATCGGAGGCGGGGGAGGTACGAAAAATTCTCCGCGCTGCGAATGGGAAGAATGTGTAATTTGTGTCTGTTCGTGGGAACGCGTCGACCTGCTGTGCACTTTCTTCGTTGATGCTTTCGCACTTTCATTGTTCACAACGCTTACCGGTGGCGGCTCCGGAATCGTATCGGCATTCGCTCTCGCTGATGTAAGAGACACCGTTGGAACTTTGGCGGAGGCTACTTTTGGCGCAACCTTTGCGGCAGCTGGCTTGTTCAGGGCATTGACCGTAATCTGCTTGCTCATTTGCAGCTTCTGTAAAATTCCGAGCTGATCGTGGACCTGCCCGGTTAGTACAAGCATTCCATAGCAAGCAGCGCCGAGCATGAATGTCATCGCGAACATAATCGCCGGCAGCTGGTTTGATTCCCGTTGATTGACCGAGTATGTGCGAGGTTCGTACATATAAGTATTGAAAGGCGCGAAATTGGTTCTGCGACCACCGCCGCCACCACCAACGCCAGCTAGTGCCGGTTGGTTCTCATTGAAAAAACTAAGCGACAGTTGAACGTTCGTACCGTCTGCCAGACGCAACGCCAGTTTGGACTCGGTATCTTCTCCCTCTTCGCCGATGGGACCGGACGTCTGTGCGTCCATCATCATGATCCGGTTATTGCCCGGCCTACCGACACGTTTTGCGAATCTGACTTGAACGCTGGGCGCAAGTTCATGTGGATTGTCTAGAACCTGCTGGACGAGTTCATCTCGATGGACGAGCTCGTTCTGTTGATCGGAAACCTCAGGAACGGTTAGTTGATTGTTTGTCATTCAATTACACTTCAAAAGGACGCGAAACGCCCTGCCCGATAGCCTATGCGACATGCTCAATATTCTTACGAGGGCAAAAAAATGAACTTCTCGAATGTATTTCGCAGTGGTTGCTGAAATACACGTGTGTGCTCGGAAGAGATCGAACTTGTCAACATTATATACCCATCGATATAAAAACTTGCATGCGTTTTGGAATTATCGGCTGGAAATATTGATGTGTGTAGAACTTGTGTAGTCCTGCCTGAACACGAAGTGACTGTTCTATACCCTTTTGAAGCACTGCATCTGGTGCCGCGGACTTGACTTGTAAATCGCCTCAAACCCCGTAAGTTTAGGTGTGGTGCTGGGTACATAATCGTAGAATCTGGCAGAATGGAACTTCAAGACCAGGTTGTTTGTTCGCACGGTGGATATTATCAGCTGCTGAGTTCGTTAAGCCTGGTGTTGAGGACCTTAGTTTGGATAAGCTGCTTCGAGCTGCATTAGTGTTTCTAGCTGTAGCCGTACTGACTGTCGGTCCCTGGACCTCAGTCCGTGGTTGGTTGAATGCTTGGGCTGCTTCGCCTCCACCGTCAGTGGATGTCCTCATCGTGCCTGGAAAGTCAGTGGGGCAAGTTTCGATTGGAATGACACCTGCGCAGGTGGCTGAGGCGCTGGGCAAACCCGAGCGTGAAGAGCCAGGCATGTGGGTTGAATACAAGGAAGGCAACGCGCCATTGCATATATTTTTCCGGCGTGGGAAAGTGACCGAGATTCGCTTTGGTTCGAAGAAATATCGCACTGCCGAGGGCATTTCGCTGACCACCTACGCCCAGAAAAAGTATCATGATGAATTCGACTACGACCGGTTGCAATTCAAATTCATGAATACACGTGCCCATTTAAAAGCGGGCGGCTTTAACATCTATAAGTTGAATCTCGACAGCACTGATCCAAAAAGTCCCGTCGAGACTTTGGGTCTGGTATACGATCAGATTCCTTTGCACGAAGCTGTCTTCATCGAAGGGCAAGCGGACAACGGTTGGGAAAAGTGGGATGGATCTTCAGCCACGTTGTGGGATAAGTTCAAATCTCACGGCCCGGCTTTGATGGATCTGCCGGAGTAGAACATTTTCAGAATCTAGCTTTCCGCTTCTTGTAACTTGCTTGTCACCGTATGTGATGGCGCAAATAGAATGTAAACGGCAGCATTTACACTTGCCAATGCCAGTATAACCGCGTACGCAAGAGTATGGTGGCTGGGAGCTGTAATCGGTTCGGCAATCAATGCCTGGTGTGTTAGCAGTGCAATTACACCCAAATACGTTAGGCCGATGTTTCCGATCAGTAATTCCTTGCGGAGGATCGAAACATTCGGAAGCAACTTCATAACAATAAAGGCAAGAACGGGAAAGAACTGCAGCGCGTGAATGCCGACGAAATGAGCGACTCGCAAGTCACCAGAGACTGTGCTCCAACCCAGGAAGGGAATACCGGAAGATGTTTGTTGTAAGCTGATAGACGCCTGGTGTAAGTTCGTGGACGCTTGTTGTAAGCCAGTAGATGTCTGGTGTAAGCTCGTGGAAACTTGATGAACAATTATGTGCTGCATTGCAACTGGTGCGAGCATCATGAACCCTGGTATGCAACCGATTACGCTGAGAAGCACTCCCCATCTCAATGCACAACCGAGGACGGCGGGAAGATTTGGTTCTCGAAGCAACAGAAAGAAGACCACCACTATGCTAAAAGCCACAGGCAGAATTGAAATTGCTGCCAGCCAGGCCATTCCATTGTCGAAGCTGCTGCCCATGTTGAAATGGTTGGGAGCGCCTCGCATCACCTGAATTATGATTATTGATAATTCGGCGATGGAACCAGACAGAGCTGCTCTACAGGTTCTTCGGAAAGCGTGGGTATGATTTGTCAGGAATTGACCGAGCCAGAAAAGGGTCACTCCAAAAATGGCTAGCGATGCACTGAACTTTACCGGCTTTATCCAGGGATGTTCTCCCAGTACCATCCGCTGATCGAAACAGAGTCCGAACATCGAGACTATCAACACCGAGACACTGAACACGATCAGCGCTGTGAGAGAACGGTTGCTTTTCCAGCATCTGATTAAGCATTTGCCGAACACGTTAGGAATGTGCGTCATTTTTATACGCTCGCGAAGATAGAGCCACCTGTCACGCAGATCAGACAGCTCGCGGTTCGTACTATTGATTTAATTTTCCAAACTGCTTTTGCGCAATTCGGAGGGTCACAAACTTAACTACGTAAGTTGCATCCAAAAAGTTCAAGGCGAAAGATTAAACTTGAAAAGCGCGGCACGGGCGAGGTCAGCGTTTGATCATTCTTACCATTGCACGTTTGGCAAGCCTGCAGCGATGGCTCGGATGCGTACGAGCAGACCGGTCGCCCAGGCCTGTTTTTCTTCATCTGAACCGATGTATGCGCTCATATAATTTTCTCTGGATCCGCCGGTTTGCTGCTTCATTGGAATTTCTTTGATCAACCCGACTCGCTCAAGCAGCCCGTAAAATGGAAATTTCGCTAAATAGGCGATAGATTCTTTACCATACAGAGGACCTTGACTATGGTGAACAAATTCGTGATAGATATTCTCGGCTGTTGCGGAATCTACTTTGGGGGAGTCGCCTAGCCCGACCTCTAAATGCTTCCCTATTGTTTGTCCATGCCGAGATGCGGAAACGTACACAGAGTTGACTGGTGGAATACCTATATCCGAGGCAAGTCCGTTAATTTCTGCTGTCAGCTTTTGGTCTGCTGTGGTTTTTTCGGGTGTCCATCGTGCACTTTGGGAGACCTTGGAGTATTCGGTGAGCGCCTTTTGTAGCGCAGCGTTTTCTGGCAGGTTTAATAGCGGTTCGACACTGCGGTCATATAGAACCTGCTGCAGCGACATATCCTTGAAGGCGGGGTTAACTGACATCAAATCTTTGATTTTGCTCGCTTTGTTTAAAACGGGCTCTTGAGTCAGTCTGTAAGCGTTAATAGCGGCGGTGTTTTCGCTGCTGGTCAGGCGTCCAAGAAAGGCATCGATATTGGAGTCCTGACCGAGATCTTTATGTGCCACTCTTCGCACAGCTTGGATAACTGCTGGGCGCTGCTCCGGCATCCAATCGGAAAGGCTCAAGTTTATTGAATCTTTGTCTTTCCACGCCAGACTTTTTAGCTCTTCGTACTTTGGTGGTTTGGGTACAAGGTTCTTATTGGCGAGCCAGGTTAAAATTGGTGATCTTATATCACCGATGTTTGAATCGTAAACATTAGCTGACCAATCTTCCGTTGTGTATGCACTACCTTTGATACCATCTCCGGTCGCTTGAATGGTCCGTGGTGCTCTTGGAATGCTGTGGTCTATTGCAGCCAAGCCGGCGCCAAAGATCGCGTTTTGAAGTATCGCTGATCCGGTCGCTTCCGCCGATGCGATTTGTCCTTTTGATATCAGGGAATCTAGATTCACTCCTACTCCCCCGCTCAGAGCCCCTGCCGCGGCATTTACGCCGGCGTCTTGCCAGAAACTTCTGAAGCCGGGGCGACCAAGAAATCCGAACTCGGCTGCTGTTCCGGTAACTCCCCCAAATGCGGCAAATGAGGCGCCTTCACTAACGATGCCTGCTAGTTTTTCCCGCGCAAAGTTATTGTCATTTACTGGCGTCAGAGCACCACTAACCGCTCCGGATATGCCCATCTTCAGTGCTTCACTGTTTTTGGTGCTAAACGCATTGAGGTGACCAAGTCCGGAGACGTTTCCCACGGCTCGATTAATCAGCCAGAACTCACCGACCTTACCCACCATCTTGCCGGTCTGGAATGCCGCACTCGACTCGACCTCAGGTTCAATTTGCGTTGGCTTTATGGGCTGACTTGAAAAACCTGTATGGTATGCAATCTGACGAATAGCATCGAGCGGCTCCTCTACGAGTCCTTTTTCCAATCCTATTGCAAATGATCTTGATTGCGCGCCGATGTCCATGACTGGTCCGATTCGACCGCGCACAATACGTTTGCTTGTATGCGATCTGTGTTGACTTGTCGCAGACTTTACGGCAATGAGATTGCAAAGTTGGTACAGAAGACCAGTTTTTATTTATGGGGGCGTCCAGCCATGGGCATCAGACCCTGGGTGCGCACCGGCACTTCTCGAACATTTGCTCCAGTGTGGGGCGCTTCGATCATTTTGCCGTTGCCGACATACATAGTGACGTGGTGAATGCTGCCGCCGTCGTTGTAGAAAAGCAGGTCTCCCGGTTTCAGTTGTGAAAGGGGTACGTGTTCCACATGCGCCGTGTCGTGATACTGCGCATCGGCATTGTGCGGTAGGTCTACGCCAGCCTGTTTCCATGCCCACATTGTCAGTCCGGAGCAGTCGAAGGCTTTGCCTGGCGATGCACCAGCCCAGACGTATGGCACCCCGAGCTGGCTTTCGGCAGCTTTTACGACTTGTTCAGTGGTGGCATCGCCGGCTTCGTTGCCGAATTCACCTGTGTAGTTTCCAGCTTCGGGTTCGGTTACGCCAGCGCCGGAGTCACCGCCGCCGCCGCCACCGCCGCCGCCGCCGCCGCCGTCACCGCCGTATCCACCGCCGCCGCCGCCGCCGCCGCCACTTCCGCCACCACCGCCTGAACCAGCGTCAGATGATCCATTCGGGTCGATCCATGGTTTTGGTCCGTTCGAGTCGCTTCCGCTGTTGGAATCAGATGGGGGTGGGAGGGGAGGAGTCTCCGGTAGAGGCTGCCATGTGAACTTGCCGGGCGCGGGCGAAAGGATTTGCAGCTTGGATGGCTTTAATTCCTCATTGATTGCATCGAGAAATTTTTTGAAATCCTCAGGCGTTTCATTGCGCTGTAGTTCAGCGAGCTGCGCCCAAATCTTCGTCATGTCGCCGTTGGGATTTTTGGCAGCATCTTTGATGTCGCTGGCGAGCTGCTTCGTGTTGACGACTTCAAAGCCTTCGGGATGCGCGGCGTTTTTGTCCGTATCTACAATCTGAATTTCCGGCAGCAATCCCTGTGAGTGAAGATCCTTATTGATCTTGATCAGATCCTGAGTGAAATTGGCACTGTCAGTGGTTTTCAGGTCGGATAACTCTTTCCAGATTGGGCCGAGATGGTCCAGGTCTTTGAACTGCACCTGATTTGACTGGAAATCCTTTTCCAGTTGGTTTATCTGGTTTGCCGGAGACATTGACATGACTAGTAATTCCAGGCGAAGGGATCTTGCGCCCGTTACTTAAACTCTGTCCGCAAGCGGTTCGAGTTATGTACGGACGTTTTCCTGAGTGCGCAAAGGCGCAGCAGGTCGGCGTTATTTGATATATGGGCTAGTCAAATATATGTCTATTCAGAGGTCTTGTCAATCAGAATTTATCTATTCGGCTGCCTTAAATCCCGTCCTAATTAGCCGTTGGCCGCTCGTTACTGTTACAACGGAAGCTAATGCAGTTTCCGAGCACCAGGAAACCAGGAAAAGGCAATGAGCGTGTATCCCGAAGAACATCGAAACTCTATCCCTACCAGACAAAGCGCCATGATCTTTCGCTTAAAGACTCATGTTTTGCAGACTGGTCGTTTCGTCAAAAATATTCTGGACAAGGCGCATGTGGAGCACAAAATTGCGCCTGTGGATGGCGATTTGACC is a genomic window of Candidatus Melainabacteria bacterium containing:
- a CDS encoding peptidoglycan endopeptidase, with the protein product MSMSPANQINQLEKDFQSNQVQFKDLDHLGPIWKELSDLKTTDSANFTQDLIKINKDLHSQGLLPEIQIVDTDKNAAHPEGFEVVNTKQLASDIKDAAKNPNGDMTKIWAQLAELQRNETPEDFKKFLDAINEELKPSKLQILSPAPGKFTWQPLPETPPLPPPSDSNSGSDSNGPKPWIDPNGSSDAGSGGGGGSGGGGGGGGGYGGDGGGGGGGGGGGGDSGAGVTEPEAGNYTGEFGNEAGDATTEQVVKAAESQLGVPYVWAGASPGKAFDCSGLTMWAWKQAGVDLPHNADAQYHDTAHVEHVPLSQLKPGDLLFYNDGGSIHHVTMYVGNGKMIEAPHTGANVREVPVRTQGLMPMAGRPHK